A genomic window from Micromonospora violae includes:
- a CDS encoding NUDIX hydrolase, translated as MATYEVALVLLVNSSEAVLLQHRDDQTSASPNQWSLPGGHVEPGETPEQAAHRELLEETGLRTGELRALWSGPRPYEAGFPHTVTVHVFRGRTDARQQNVVVGEGRAMVFVPRDEVFDRDLAVTTAAVLPLHLGSAGETH; from the coding sequence ATGGCCACCTATGAAGTTGCGCTGGTGCTCCTCGTCAATTCCTCGGAGGCGGTACTCCTGCAGCATCGCGATGATCAAACTTCGGCTTCTCCGAACCAGTGGAGCCTGCCGGGTGGTCATGTCGAGCCGGGCGAGACGCCTGAACAGGCGGCGCACCGGGAGTTATTGGAGGAGACGGGCCTGAGAACGGGTGAGTTGCGTGCGTTGTGGAGCGGCCCACGCCCGTACGAGGCCGGCTTCCCGCACACGGTGACTGTTCACGTCTTCCGCGGCAGGACCGATGCTCGGCAACAGAATGTGGTGGTCGGCGAGGGCCGCGCAATGGTGTTCGTCCCGCGGGATGAGGTTTTCGACCGCGACCTGGCCGTGACAACTGCCGCAGTCCTGCCGCTCCACCTCGGCAGCGCCGGCGAGACGCACTGA
- a CDS encoding tyrosine-type recombinase/integrase, whose product MSAFLGRYRGQTRVHTDSDLRVFLRWCADHDLDPLAAARVDIERYVRWLQDVRRYQPSTVSRRLSVVVGFYRVCVIDAILEHSPADYVRRPTVPSESPTLGLGHLQFEAMITTARKSSNPNDFALVALLGLLGLRIFEACGSNIAELGEEHGHRVLRVRGKGGKVVLVPLPPAVARAIDQAVDDRTAGPILRNTHGRRMDRHAATRRLKHLAHTAGIRMPRMHPHMLRHTFVTTMLDAGVSLRDVQIAARHADPRTTMRYDRARKNLDRHPNYILAAYMASGT is encoded by the coding sequence GTGTCCGCTTTCCTGGGCCGTTACCGTGGCCAGACTCGCGTCCACACTGACTCCGACCTACGGGTCTTCCTCCGCTGGTGCGCCGACCACGACCTGGACCCGCTGGCGGCGGCGCGGGTGGACATCGAGCGGTACGTGCGCTGGCTACAAGACGTCCGCCGGTACCAGCCATCGACGGTATCCCGCCGGCTGTCGGTCGTGGTGGGGTTCTATCGGGTCTGCGTCATCGACGCCATCCTGGAGCACTCGCCAGCCGATTACGTCCGCCGGCCCACGGTGCCGTCCGAGTCACCGACCCTCGGACTGGGGCACCTGCAGTTCGAAGCCATGATCACCACCGCCCGGAAGTCCTCGAACCCGAACGACTTCGCCTTGGTCGCGCTCCTGGGCCTGCTCGGGCTACGGATCTTCGAAGCCTGCGGATCGAACATCGCCGAACTCGGTGAGGAACACGGTCACCGGGTCCTACGCGTACGTGGCAAGGGCGGCAAGGTCGTCCTCGTCCCGCTACCACCCGCGGTCGCTCGGGCTATCGACCAGGCCGTCGACGACCGCACCGCCGGGCCGATCCTGCGCAACACCCATGGTCGGAGGATGGACCGGCACGCCGCCACCCGCAGACTCAAGCACCTCGCCCACACAGCGGGCATCCGGATGCCGAGGATGCACCCCCACATGCTGCGGCACACGTTCGTGACGACCATGCTCGACGCTGGCGTCAGCCTCCGCGACGTGCAGATCGCCGCCCGCCACGCCGACCCACGGACCACCATGCGCTATGACCGGGCCCGCAAGAACCTCGACCGGCATCCCAACTACATCCTCGCCGCTTACATGGCCTCCGGAACATGA